The stretch of DNA GGCTGGTCCTGACTTAGTAGCGCCAGCAGCCAAAACATTTATTGGCTGGACGTCGAATCGTGATACGAGTGTCCATTATGCCACGGATAAAATGGCGGTACATGGCGATACGAAATTAACCGCGGTCTATGCGAATAAAGCCGACCTGATTGCTCTGACTTATCATGCGGGCGACTACGATGGTCATCCGGCAGCGGTTTCACAAGTTGTTTTAGGGCAATCAAACGTGGACTTAAAAGGGGCTATTTTTAATCGCAAAGGTAAGACACTCGTTGGCTGGAGCAAGACGCCCAATGGTGCAAAGGACTATGATCTTGAACAAGCCGGGGTGGCTTTAGGCCAAACGGATACAGATTTATATGCGGTTTGGCAAGCCCAATCAGTCAATGTCACTTTTGTGCCTGGCGATAATGGGACACTTGACTACGGTGGTCAAGGGGCCACCGTCAGCACGGATTATGGCAATCAATGGCAAGATCGAACGTTTGCGATTCCGACAGTCGTCCCCGATGCTGGCTATAAATTTGCCGGTTGGAGTCCAGCTTTGCCGGCCGAGACGGACCGTTTAACTAGTGATCAATTTTATACGGCTCAATTTGTTAAAAAGGTCGCGGGTTCGGTAACCGTACGCTATTTGAATGAACAAGGTAAACAGATCGCTGCGGACAAATTGATTTCCGGAATAGAAGGCGATCATTATGATGTCAGCGGCAGCGACTATGCGATTCAAAAGTTGGGTGACTATGACTTAATTGCGACGCCAGAAAATGCACAAGGTACGTATAATGAGTCGAATACACTGGTCATTTACCGTTATCGTAAACGGCTTCCGGTCGCTAATAGTACGGTAACCGTAAAATATTTGGATGAACATGGTCAGACTTTGAAAGACGACTTAGTTGTGACGGCTAAACCGGGTACAAGCTACGATCTGCGAACTTCTGAAGTTGCCATCAAAGGTTATCATCACGTTAAAACGACCGGTAACTTGCAAGGAACTGTTACGAGTGCGCCAATCATCATTACGCACCAATACGCCAAGGATGCAGCGGCACAAAGCCAAATTAAAGTGACTTACGAAGATGAACAAGGGCAAAGCTTGCATGCGCCACTAACACTCACGAAACCAGTGGGAGCGACTTATGATGTTCGAGACTCGCAACGTCAGTTTGCTGGCTATCATTACGTTAAAACGATTGGTGCTTTACAAGGAATTGTGGCTAGTCAGCCAATGACAATCAGACATCAATATGCGAAGACGATTTTGCCAGCAGCAGTAGGCCAGGTTAGTGTTCGCTATATTGATCAAGCGACTGGTCAAACGCTACATGCGCCTTCAATCTTACAAGGAACCGTTGGCGATGATTATCAGGTCGCGCCAATAGCCATTGCCGGTTACCAATTTACAGGGGTGACTGGGAACTTAACCGGGCAGTATTCGGTGAAACCACAAGTGGTGACCTTGTCTTACGCTAAAGTTGTGGTAGACAAAGCCATTCAGCAACCGCAACCAGAAGCGCCGAAAACTGAGTCACAATCAGTTGCTAAAAATAATCAATCACCATCAACAACCGCGCCGGTAGCCATGGCAGATGAAGTTGTCGCGTCACGAGCACCAGTCAACCGTATCTTTAATGAGCAGACCCCTACGCCTAAGACTAAGCTGCCTCAGACGCAGGAACATGAAGTTAAAACTCTGTGGATTGGGATTGGTTTCGTTGTGTTGGCGCTGGCTTCCATGAGTTATGGTTATGCTGAAAGTCGTCGTCGACAACGTCACTAGTGATTTTTTGAACGAGATCGTAATTAAAGCCAATGTGCTGCTGAAAAGTAGCCATTGGCTTTTGTAAGTTATCGTTATTAATTGGATCATATAAAATAAATGTCTTATAAAAGTTGATGAAGTTTATTGTTAATGTTTGTCGGAGTAGCGATGCGGTGATGTTAATGTGAGACTATTCCTTGATTTATAAAGGCTTGAATCAATTTTATTATCATTTTTTGGTAATTTATTTATTTATTTCTGCTAACTGTTGACAACGCTTACAATATCGCTTATTCTTAGTTCGTAAGGTATTTAGTTACCTTCTAATCAATTCTCTTTCTCTCTTATGCCGACCACTATCTTTGGATAGTGGTTTTTTATTTGTCTGACATAGTGACTAAGTGTACGAGCTATGGCATGGTCTCACAGATTAGACTTTCGCTAAGTTGACCAGTCAGCAACTTTTGACACTGCTCGCAACCCTCGCTATACTAAAAAATGAAGTGAGGGATTCGTTTTGAAAAATCATGAAGTCTTGGATTTAATTCAAGAAATTACGCGTAATGATGGCACAACTTACATGGAAATTGGTAATATGGTCATGAATGGTCGTGCAGAATTGGCGGCTGAACGTGGCTTTATTAAACAGGTACGGATTTTGCAATTGAATATTCCACATTCAACGCATGTGGTGAAGTATCAAGCTTATATTAATGAAAATTTTGAAATCCCGGATGAATCCATGGATCATTGGGAAGAGTGGACTAAAACGCCTGATATGCAGGCAGAAGTCGATATGATCTTGACAGAAAATCATATTGGTTAAGTGATGAGACACCAGTCGAACTGGTGTCTTTTTTGGTGTCGCTGGGTGATGAAAGTGGTATCGTAGACCAAGGTAAAATGAGAGGAAGATCCCATTGAGGAAAGCATTATTACAATTTATTCAAAGTCGATTTCAAACACGATTTCGGTTTCGCAATGAATTTGAAACAATTCTAACGCTAAAAATATTACTCCGCTTAATTACGGAACATCCCGAAAGTTTATTATTGACCAAGCGTGACGTTGAGAACATGGTTGGTCAGCCACTAGACGCACCGGAGTTGCAACGTGATTATTTCCCCCAACGGTCAATTACGTTGCTAGAAACAGCCTTAGACGAGCTCACAACGCTAAGTGTGGTGTGCCAGCAAACGACCGGACGGACACGATACCCATTATTTCAAAGCATTCAGATTGATCAAACTTGTGAACGGATCGTGTTCAATTTAAATGTGGCGGTTTTGCCAAAGTTGACGCAGTGGTCAACAGAATTAGTACAAGGATAGGAGTAATTAAATCATGACCGATTCAGTTAGTGACCTTTTAAAAGCGCACCGAACGCACCGCAATTTTACTGATCAGCCGGTAACCGATGAGACTTTGGCGACGATTATTACGGCCGCACAACATGCACCTACCAGTCAGTATTTGCAAGCATATAGTTTAATCGAGGTGACGGACCCAACTATCCGACAGGCGTTGGCTAAAATTACCACTCGTGCTACGGTGGCGACGCAAGGTCGTTTACTGGTCGTGTTGGCCGATCAACATCGTAATGCGAAATTGGCCGCGACGCCAGTAGCTAAGCGTGCCTTGACCGAGTTAGACCGATTTATGGGCAGTGTTGAGGATGCCACACTGATGACCGAAGCCATGGTGATGGTTACCGAAAGCTTGGGTCTGGGGAGCGTGGTCTTGGGATCAATCAATAATGATACACAAGCGGTGATTGACTATTTGCATTTGCCAGCCTTAACGTTGCCTGTATTTGGTTTCCAACTGGGTTATCCAGCGACTGAACCAGAAACTAAGCCGCGGTTAGGCTTGCCAGCGTTGCTCTTTAAGAATCAGTACGTTGAGCCTGAACGTTATCAAACTGAATTAACCCGATTCGATCAGCGGCTACATACCTATTATCAACAACGTGGCGGCAATGCCCGTGATGAACATTTAGCCAATATGACTCGCGAAGCACTCGGTACCGCAGCTAAACGGCGTGACTTTTTAACCATTGCACGACGCCAAGGGTTTTTGCCAGAAATTGAGGATTAAGTGATGAAAAAGGAACGGTTTGAAGCCTTTACGGATGCCGTAATTGCCATTATTTTAACCATTTTGGTACTAGAAATTCATTTACCAAGCCATGACCATTCGTAGCAGGCACTGGTTGGCATGGCTCCACAATTTGGCGCGTACGTATTAACGTTTATTTTTATCGCTACCATGTGGGTCAACCATCACTACATGTTTAGCGAGGTTAAGGTGATTAATACTCAAACGATTTGGCTAAACATCTTGCTACTGTTTTTTGCTTCGCTATTGCCAGCGACAACAGCGTGGTTTGGGACAGATGTTTTCTCCAGAGTGGCTGGCGTTTTGTATGTACTGAATATGATGTTTTACAACATTGTGACGGCATTACTTCGGCGCCAAATCGTCCAACTAAATCACATTACGACGATGGGTAATCTTCTTCGCTCAGAAGTGGGATCATTTATTGTGAATACGATGACGTTGGTCGTGACGTTCTTTTATCCGCCGTTTTTATTTTTGGGGTTATTGATTAACGTTTCAATCTGGTTCGCACCACGGCCAAGCAAACCAAACAATAGGTGAGTCCAAAATTGAAAAAAGGACAAAAAAGTTAGTGCAGACGAATCGTCAATAACGATTTCGGTACACTAACTTTTTTATTACCCTTCATAAGGGGCGTGTTTAAACAATTGTGCAGCTTTAACTGCAGTTTGCCAGCCGGCGTATAAATTATCGCGTTCCGCGGCTCCCATCTTGGGCGTAAAACAGTCACCGACCTGATGTGAGGCTTTGATTTCATCTAGGTCAGACCAATAACCAACCGCCAAGCCAGCTAGGAAAGCCGCTCCTAATGCGGTGGTCTCCAAGTCGGCCGCCCGTTGGATTTCGACATTTGAAATGTCTGCTTGAAATTGCATTAACCAGTTGTTGCGAGCAGCGCCACCATCAACTTTTAAGGTTGGAATGTTGATGTCAGCGTCATTTTTCATGGTATCAATAACGTCACGTGATTGATAGGCTAATGATTGCAAGGTGGCTTTAACAAAGTCTGCGCGGGTAGAACCACGCGTCAAGCCGAAGACGGCGCCACGAGTATTGGAATCCCAATAAGGTGCGCCGAGACCCGTAAAAGCAGGGACGACGTAAATCTCATTATGATTGTGTGATTCACGTGCCAATGCTTCTGAATCCGGTGCCGTTTCAACGAGTTGCATGCCATCGCGTAGCCATTGGATGGCTGAACCAGCCACAAAAATAGACCCCTCCAGTGCGTAAGTGACTTTGCCATCTAAGCCGTAAGCGATAGTCGTCAAGAGGTTGTTGTCTGAGAGCTGTGGCTTTTCGCCAATATTCATCACGATAAAAGCGCCAGTACCATACGTGTTTTTGACCATGCCTGGTTCGAAAGCCAGTTGACCAAAAAAGGCGGCCTGCTGATCACCAGCCATTCCACTGATAGGAATGGCACTGCCATAAAAAGCATAATCCTTAGTTGTCCCGTAAACTTCTGAATTGGAACGGACCTCCGGCAGCATAGCTCGCGGAATATTTAGTAGTTTTAAAATGGTGTCATCCCACTGGAGTTCGTGAATGTTAAAAAGCATGGTTCGACTGGCATTAGAATAGTCAGTGACGTGTGCAGCCCCACCAGTCAGTTTCCAAACTAACCAGGTATCGATCGTGCCAAATAACAGCTCGCCATTTTCAGCGCGTTGTTGTGCGCCGGGAACGTGGTCTAAGATCCAGCGAATTTTCGTTGCTGAAAAGTAGGCGTCGGTGACGAGCCCCGTATGCCGATGAATTAAGTCGCCGGCGCCGACATCAATGAGTTGATCAGCTAGCGGTGCCGTTTGCCGTGATTGCCAAACAATGGCGTTATAAATGGGTAAACCGGTGTGCTTGTCCCACACGACCGTCGTTTCCCGTTGATTGGTGATCCCAATTCCCTTAATTTGATCAGGTTGAATACCAGAATCGATGAAAACATTGGCAATAGTCGATGAGACCGCATCCCAAATCTCATTAGCGTTGTGTTCAACCCAGCCCGGCTGGGGAAAGTATTGCGGAAATTCACGTTGCGAATCGGCGACTTGGTGACCAGCGTGATCAAAAATAATTGCGCGCGTACTGGTCGTGCCTTCGTCAATGGCCATGATATATTCGGCAGTCATACAATTTTCCTTCTATCTTTAAACAATTTTAATTATTTGAAATCGTTAACATTAAGGTTAATAGTAGCATGCCAGCGAAAATTTGTGAATATTCAGTAAAAACCGACCTTAACCCGGATTGTCCGTAAATTGAACTAATCTTTACCTAATTTTAACTATACCAATTTTCGTATGATGAAAGGGATACCATCACTAGTACCATTGATTACGGCTTTAATGCCGGTTAGTTACGACATTGAACTAAAACTTGTGTCCAATTGAATAATAGACCAATCCGGTTATAATGGACTTCCAATGAGTTAAATCTAAACTTTCTGGAGGTCCCGCGCATGCAAAAAACAAGATTCTTTTTAAAAGGTTCCGCGGCAGAAACCCAATGGCTTAATCAACAAGCTCAGCATGGTCAGCAGCTCACTCAGATTGTTGGTTGCCGTTATCAGTTTGAGGCGGTTGATAAGCCTGGGCAAGTTTTAGCCGAGTATTTACCCGCAGCAACGTTGACTGCCATGGCCGAAACGTTTAAGCCGTTGGCAAGCTACCGTTTTAAACACAATAAAATGGCCGTGGCTTATTCTTGTGTCACCGGCGATGAGCGTGTCGTTAAGGCGGATGATAATTATCGGTTGACGGTAACCCGGCAAGCGCGTGATTATGCGTTAAATTGTGTTAATGGTGCCATCGTTGGCTTTTGGTTACTGATGTGTGCCGCAATTCTATTAGCAAATCAAACGCGCGTGATGATACCAACCAAGGTTTTCTTAGGCGGCTTAGGCTTGGGAACCGTGCTGGTGGCGTTATTAGTCACGGCTAGTCTCATTGCCGCGATTCGGTTGCACCGGCAAGTTCATGCTTTGGTGCAACTGACCGGTAACGATAAGAACACGTGGAAACCCACCTTTCACGTGATGTTTCGACATCAAAAAGACGTGCCGGACACTGATCAATTCGGTGAACTAGGTAAGTGGCTACTGTCAGTGCATAACAATAAGGGTGATTATTACTTCGATCTACGTTCCAGCTTAAGTGAGTATGACATTAGAAGCACGATTCAAAAAGTCGTGAATAAAGAAGATTTTACTGTGATGTCATGCTTCGGACTCTATCCACTATAGGATTGTCGGTTAATTTTTAATGTGAATAAATTAAAACTAAATTAGAAAAATAATTGCTTTACATCTGGTGATTGTGTTATAACTATTGAGTAGCAAAATTGCCCAGTAGTTCAGCGGTAGAATAATTGACTGTTAATCAAGAGGTCGCTGGTTCGATCCCAGCCTGGGCAGTTAGTAAGTAAAAGCGGTTTGAGCGGTATCTCGTCAAAGAGGTACCGCTTTTGACGCCAGACGCTTAGTTTAGGACATGTTCAAACTTAAATCACACTTTCATCACGAAAAAGATGTCTGACAAACCTTGACTATTCTTGACTAAAAACGTATACTTACTATATAAAAGTAAGTAAGAAAATCACTTACTGTAAACTTAGGAGGAATTCATCGTGACAGTAAATTTATATTATTCAACATCTAGCAAGTCGAGCCGTAGTGCACGTGCATGGTTGGTTGCTAACAACATTGCTTTCAATGAACGCGACATTATTGCGAACCCTCTAGATCGCGATGAATTGAAACAAATCCTCCGGCTAACTGAAAATGGCTTCGAGGACATTGTTTCAACGCGTTCTAAGGCTTTCAAAGCATTACACATCGACTTATCAGAGTTAGGGTTCAATCAACTCTTAGATCTATTAGTTGAAAAGCCACAATTACTCAAACGGCCAATCATTTATGATGGGCGTCGTTTACAAATCGGGTACAATGAGGAAGACATTCGAGCATTTTTGCCACGTTCAGTGCGTAAGTCTGAATTACGTGAAATTCAACAGAAACTATACAATGACGACCAACAAGCAGTTGGCTAATCATTATTTGGGATTCCAGTTCACGCTGGAGTCCTTTTTTTTGCAAACGTCTAGTGGGTAGCAGGTCAATTTGAAGGTTCAATCCTCATTATGCCAGCAGATTAGTTGTTGAATCTGGGCAGATTGAGTACAATTTAATGAGTCGTTGGGTTCAACTGTCGAATTGTAGCCTAATCGTTTGTCTCTGTTGAACAGATTGTGTTGCCTAGTCAAAGGTCTCGACACCGTAAGCGGCCTAGTCTACTCTGACATTAAATCATGGTTGTAATTAAAGTAATATTGATAATTTTAATATCTACAAAAGCCAATTGATATAAGGACTACAGATTAGCGCAGGTTGGGCTGGTCGATGCTCAGTGGTGAAATTTCTCTTAGCTGGTGAACTTCCAGCTTAGAGAAAGCCCGGCTTGTGAGACCGATTCTTGGCTCACAAACGTGGCCACCACGTTCCAGCATCATGCCAGCCCAACCGGAGCAGCAAGCAAAGATGATCGTTATGAGCGTGACGCTACGATGGTTTAACGATGGTTAGCTTCAGGGCTAAAGACAATTAAAGGGGTATTAGTGATGAGTGAAAAAGACCAATCAGCATGGGCAATTTCAGAATTAAAGAAATTGCAAACCACGGATAATCAAGCTGTGATCGCTGGAATTATCAAAGTAATCGATGATCAACAAGCAGAAATTGACAGCTTGCGCGGTTCAATGGAAGGGCAGCTCTGGAGCCCGAACAGTTGGAAAAAAGATCAAGACGAACAGCATCGTCAGAATTAAAAATAACCTGAATGATTAAAGAGACCACCAAACAAGCAGCTGAGCTGTCCGTTTGGTGGTCTCTTTTTTGGGCTCTTTAGTTGATTATAACGATGATTTATCAGTAACTGTGGGTTTAACGAACCAAGCAATGATCGCAACGAGCACAATAACGATCAAACAGAGCCAAAGTGCTAATTGAGTGCCTAGTTTTGTCTGAGTAATGGTGGACTCATGTGGCAAGAGCGTGGTCCCAGTCGCAAGTAAGGCCGCCATAATGGCTGTTCCAAGTGAGCCGGAGTATTGTTGCAACGTATTAAAAGTCGCATTACCATCACCTAATTGTGGTCGTGGTAATTGTTGTAAACCATAAGCCAACGTATTGTTGAACATGAAACTAAACCCAATTTGGTAAAGGATAAATAACCCGATGATGATTGGGATTGAGAGTTGTTTGGCGAGCAATGCAAAGAGCAAGGTAGCTAACAATAAAAAGGCGCTCCCAAGTCGTAAGGGCTTAACGATCCCGACGCGATCCATGAACTTACCAGTCAGTGGCGATAGAACGGCAGAAGTCAAACTCCCAGCCAGTAACATCAAACCAGAAACCATGGCGTCTTTGTCTAAGGCCAGCTGTGTAAAGTTTGGCAATAAGAAGGTCAGTCCAATTTGAATAAATTGAATCAAAAAGTAGATTGCGAGGGCTTTGTTAAAGGCCGAATTATGGAAGATAGCGATATTGATTAGCGGATGCTGGCTCTTTTGGGCGCGGGTGATAAAACCAATTAAGGCTAAAACGGCTAATAATACCGGCAGCCAGCAATTAAATGAGGTGACGCCTTGTGTGCCGGCAGCATTGACGCCCCAAGTCATTAAGCCTAAAGCCGCAACAATCAGTATGAATTGTCCCCAAGGAAAGGGCTTAGCGACTGGTTGCGTTGTTTGCCGAATATTTTTGACGGTAATGAGCCAAGCAATGATCCCAAACGGCAAGGTGATCCAAAAAATTAAGCGCCATGAAAGCAGTTGTGTAACGAGTCCTCCATAGGTAGGTCCTAATGAGGGGGCTAGCGCAATTAACATGCCCGCGGTACCCGTGAATTTACCTTGTTCTTTAAACGGAATTTGGCTCATGATTTGTGCAAAAACTAATGGCAGTGCAAAACCGGTCCCAATTGCTTGAATGATTCGACCAGTGAGCAACACCCAGAGACTCGGCGCGGTGGCACACAACAGGCCACCAATCACAAAACCGATCCCACCAACGTTCACAATCGTGCGCCAATGAAAACGATTCTGGGTAAAGGCTGCGATGACCATGGTGGCAGCCACTGCCAATAAATAAGCGGTGGTTACCCACTGAACGGCGTTTAAAGACGTCTGAAATTGGGTCATTAAAGTGGGAAAGGTGACGTTCATCGAGGTTTCGACGAGGACACCACAGAATGCTAGACCAGCTGCACCGAAAATAGCACGTTTGGTCGTTGGTTCGATTAAATTTGAACTTGTTGACAAAAAAAGACCTCCAATTGTTCAAGGCAAAGTCCGTTTCAGTAGTTGAAACGATACTTTTCCCTAACAACTCGGCGGCCGTCTAAAAGATATACAAGCATCTGGTTAACTATTACCTTGACATTTTTTACTAACATTAACAGTATACCGCAACCAAGACCGAAAACGTCAATAAATTAAATTGAGTTGACCTGCGAGACTGACGGTTATTGCTCAACTTTTGAAACGTAAAGGTGGCGGGCTACCGCGGTATTAATCAGGACCTCACGTTGTTGCGAATCTAATAACGTGATGATGGCAATATCGTTGGCTTTGCCGACACAGGTGAAAATTTGTTGGCTGGCAATCTGACTGTGTTGGCAGTAACGAATCGTACTGACGGTTTCTAAATAACTCTCAATCATAATGGTCTGACCACTAGTAATGGTTTCTAGTGAATGCCAAGCGGGGCCTGGCTGATTGGCTTGGATATTAAGTTGACCACCAAATGGGCTACGTTGTGGATGATTTAGTTGTATATCTAATTGTCGCAGTAATTCTGGATTATCAATCGCAGCCATTAACCAGGCCTGTTCAGGAATCACTGGGAGTGGTAATTGGATTATTTTGGCTAACCAAACTTCGCATAAGCGGTAGCGATACATTAATTGGCAGACTTGTTGGTAACCGGCCGTCGTCAATGAAATGCCATGATATTTTTGCCGTGTCACGTAACCCGCGATAACCAAATTGCCAACAGCTTCCGTCACCGATCCCGGTAGAACCCCCATGAGTGTCGCAATTTGCTTATTGGTCGTGTGTTCTTTAGTAAAACTAGCCTCATAAATAGTTTTCAAATAATTGCTAAAACTGTCACGCATAAAAAATAACCCCCAAACAACTTTTTTCTAGGTATACCTAAAAAACATTTCAATTTTATATTATTTATTGTATAATAACAACTGCTCATATAAATTAAACGAAATAAAGGGGGAACTTTACTTGAGCAAAGAAAACGTAAAGACCGGTCAAAAACATAAGTTAATTCAATATGCGAATGGCCCGTCACTAGAAGAGATTAATGGGACGATTGAAGTCCCTAAGAACCTTAATTTTTGGAAAACCTTGTTTGCCTATTCTGGGCCAGGTGCGTTAGTTGCCGTTGGTTACATGGATCCAGGGAATTGGTCGACCTCAATTACTGGTGGGCAAAATTACCAGTACATGTTAATGTCTGTCATCTTGATTTCAAGTTTGATTGCGATGTTGCTTCAATATATGGCAGCTAAACTTGGGATCGTGAGTCAGATGGATTTAGCGCAAGCGATTCGGGCCAGAACCAGTAAGTCATTAGGGATTGTACTATGGATCTTAACTGAGTTTGCGATTATGGCGACCGATATTGCGGAAGTTATCGGGGCAGCTATTGCCTTGTATTTATTATTCGGAATTCCATTAGTGATTGCGGTTTTCATTACTGTTTTTGATGTCTTAGTTTTGCTATTATTGACCAAAATTGGATTCCGTAAAATCGAAGCCATTGTGGTTTGCTTGATCCTAGTTATTTTGTTTGTGTTCGTTTATCAAGTTGCACTGTCGAATCCTGACTGGGGTGGCGTAATTAAGGGCTTAGTCCCAACTGCGGCCACTTTCTCAACGTCACGTAGTGTTGCCGGAATGACGCCATTATCTGGGTCATTAGGGATTATTGGGGCTACCGTGATGCCACATAACTTGTATTTACACTCAGCTATTTCACAAACACGGAAAATTGATCATAGTGATGAAAGTGATGTTGCACGGACGGTCAAATTTGCCGCTTGGGACTCTAACATTCAATTGACCTTTGCCTTTGTCGTTAACGCTTTACTGTTGATCATGGGGGTCGCAGTTTTCAAGAGTGGCGCGGTTAAAGATCCATCATTCTTCGGACTTTATGAAGCCTTGTCAAATACGTCAATGCTCAGCAATGGTATTTTAATTGGGGTTGCCAAGTCTGGGTTACTGTCAGCGTTATTTGCGATTGCACTATTAGCCTCAGGTCAAAATTCAACGATTACGGGGACTTTGACTGGGCAAGTGATCATGGAAGGCTTCGTGCATATGCGGATGCCACTATGGTTACGGCGGTTGGTGACGCGGCTTATTTCAGTTATTCCAGTATTGATTTGTGTCATGCTGACTAGTGGTAAGAGTGCCATTGATGAGCATACGGCGCTGAATAATTTGATGAACAATTCGCAAGTGTTCTTAGCCTTTGCGCTCCCATTCTCAATGTTGCCATTGTTAATGATGACAGATAGCAAGGTTGAAATGGGGAATCGGTTTAAAAACTCGATCGTTGTCAAAGTATTAGGTTGGTTGTCCGTCATTGGGTTAACCGTTTTAAACATGATTGGGTTGCCAGATGCTGTTTTAGGATTCTTTGGGGACAATCCAACGTCTGGCGAACAGCTGATTTCTAAAATTATTGCTTACGTCTTAGTTGCGGCTATTTTGGCCTTGCTGGTCTGGACCGTCTACGATTTACGACGGGGCAATCAACGTTATGCTGAACAACAAAATGCGATTAAGGATGGTGAATAGCCATGAGTACAACTTTTAAGCGAATTTTAGTTGGGGTTGATGATTCGGCAGATGCGTTACTGGCATTCAAGTATGCCATTGGGCAAGCTGCTCAAACT from Lactiplantibacillus brownii encodes:
- a CDS encoding Spx/MgsR family RNA polymerase-binding regulatory protein, with translation MTVNLYYSTSSKSSRSARAWLVANNIAFNERDIIANPLDRDELKQILRLTENGFEDIVSTRSKAFKALHIDLSELGFNQLLDLLVEKPQLLKRPIIYDGRRLQIGYNEEDIRAFLPRSVRKSELREIQQKLYNDDQQAVG
- a CDS encoding Nramp family divalent metal transporter, coding for MSKENVKTGQKHKLIQYANGPSLEEINGTIEVPKNLNFWKTLFAYSGPGALVAVGYMDPGNWSTSITGGQNYQYMLMSVILISSLIAMLLQYMAAKLGIVSQMDLAQAIRARTSKSLGIVLWILTEFAIMATDIAEVIGAAIALYLLFGIPLVIAVFITVFDVLVLLLLTKIGFRKIEAIVVCLILVILFVFVYQVALSNPDWGGVIKGLVPTAATFSTSRSVAGMTPLSGSLGIIGATVMPHNLYLHSAISQTRKIDHSDESDVARTVKFAAWDSNIQLTFAFVVNALLLIMGVAVFKSGAVKDPSFFGLYEALSNTSMLSNGILIGVAKSGLLSALFAIALLASGQNSTITGTLTGQVIMEGFVHMRMPLWLRRLVTRLISVIPVLICVMLTSGKSAIDEHTALNNLMNNSQVFLAFALPFSMLPLLMMTDSKVEMGNRFKNSIVVKVLGWLSVIGLTVLNMIGLPDAVLGFFGDNPTSGEQLISKIIAYVLVAAILALLVWTVYDLRRGNQRYAEQQNAIKDGE
- a CDS encoding nitroreductase family protein — encoded protein: MTDSVSDLLKAHRTHRNFTDQPVTDETLATIITAAQHAPTSQYLQAYSLIEVTDPTIRQALAKITTRATVATQGRLLVVLADQHRNAKLAATPVAKRALTELDRFMGSVEDATLMTEAMVMVTESLGLGSVVLGSINNDTQAVIDYLHLPALTLPVFGFQLGYPATEPETKPRLGLPALLFKNQYVEPERYQTELTRFDQRLHTYYQQRGGNARDEHLANMTREALGTAAKRRDFLTIARRQGFLPEIED
- the glpK gene encoding glycerol kinase GlpK, with the translated sequence MTAEYIMAIDEGTTSTRAIIFDHAGHQVADSQREFPQYFPQPGWVEHNANEIWDAVSSTIANVFIDSGIQPDQIKGIGITNQRETTVVWDKHTGLPIYNAIVWQSRQTAPLADQLIDVGAGDLIHRHTGLVTDAYFSATKIRWILDHVPGAQQRAENGELLFGTIDTWLVWKLTGGAAHVTDYSNASRTMLFNIHELQWDDTILKLLNIPRAMLPEVRSNSEVYGTTKDYAFYGSAIPISGMAGDQQAAFFGQLAFEPGMVKNTYGTGAFIVMNIGEKPQLSDNNLLTTIAYGLDGKVTYALEGSIFVAGSAIQWLRDGMQLVETAPDSEALARESHNHNEIYVVPAFTGLGAPYWDSNTRGAVFGLTRGSTRADFVKATLQSLAYQSRDVIDTMKNDADINIPTLKVDGGAARNNWLMQFQADISNVEIQRAADLETTALGAAFLAGLAVGYWSDLDEIKASHQVGDCFTPKMGAAERDNLYAGWQTAVKAAQLFKHAPYEG
- a CDS encoding DHA2 family efflux MFS transporter permease subunit, producing the protein MSTSSNLIEPTTKRAIFGAAGLAFCGVLVETSMNVTFPTLMTQFQTSLNAVQWVTTAYLLAVAATMVIAAFTQNRFHWRTIVNVGGIGFVIGGLLCATAPSLWVLLTGRIIQAIGTGFALPLVFAQIMSQIPFKEQGKFTGTAGMLIALAPSLGPTYGGLVTQLLSWRLIFWITLPFGIIAWLITVKNIRQTTQPVAKPFPWGQFILIVAALGLMTWGVNAAGTQGVTSFNCWLPVLLAVLALIGFITRAQKSQHPLINIAIFHNSAFNKALAIYFLIQFIQIGLTFLLPNFTQLALDKDAMVSGLMLLAGSLTSAVLSPLTGKFMDRVGIVKPLRLGSAFLLLATLLFALLAKQLSIPIIIGLFILYQIGFSFMFNNTLAYGLQQLPRPQLGDGNATFNTLQQYSGSLGTAIMAALLATGTTLLPHESTITQTKLGTQLALWLCLIVIVLVAIIAWFVKPTVTDKSSL
- a CDS encoding metal-dependent transcriptional regulator, with the translated sequence MRDSFSNYLKTIYEASFTKEHTTNKQIATLMGVLPGSVTEAVGNLVIAGYVTRQKYHGISLTTAGYQQVCQLMYRYRLCEVWLAKIIQLPLPVIPEQAWLMAAIDNPELLRQLDIQLNHPQRSPFGGQLNIQANQPGPAWHSLETITSGQTIMIESYLETVSTIRYCQHSQIASQQIFTCVGKANDIAIITLLDSQQREVLINTAVARHLYVSKVEQ